Proteins encoded within one genomic window of Brassica rapa cultivar Chiifu-401-42 chromosome A09, CAAS_Brap_v3.01, whole genome shotgun sequence:
- the LOC103837539 gene encoding 50S ribosomal protein L17, translating into MTKLRKLGRHTGHRMSMLRTLVSQLVKHERIETTVTKAKEVRRLADNMVQLGKEGSLDAARRAAGFVRGDDVIHKIFTEFAYRYKDRAGGYTRMLRTRIRVGDAAPMAYIEFIDRENELRQSNPPTPQPPQRVPLDPWARSRLMRQYAPPKEEKNSDSDL; encoded by the exons ATGACGAAGCTCAGGAAGCTCGGCCGGCACACGGGTCACCGTATGTCCATGCTCAG GACGCTGGTATCTCAATTGGTGAAACACGAGCGCATTGAGACCACTGTCACTAAG GCTAAAGAGGTTCGTCGTCTTGCTGATAACATGGTTCAACTCGGCAAAGAG GGCTCACTGGATGCAGCTAGGCGAGCTGCTGGGTTTGTTAGAGGAGACGATGTGATTCACAAGATCTTCACGGAGTTTGCTTATCGATACAA AGATAGAGCTGGTGGATACACGAGAATGCTTCGCACTCGCATACGAGTTGGCGATGCTGCACCAATGGCCTATATCGA GTTTATCGATAGAGAGAACGAGCTAAGACAATCGAACCCACCAACACCTCAACCGCCACAACGGGTGCCGCTTGACCCATGGGCTAGATCCCGTCTCATGAGGCAGTACGCGCCACCAAAGGAGGAGAAAAATTCTGATTCCGATCTTTAA
- the LOC103837537 gene encoding O-fucosyltransferase 38, translated as MVKHRSSSRSSSSSSSSARFFSVKAIPLYLIFIFAFTIWFLVFTSRNIQTDDQTQHQHHRDSRKNLQKKTSEDLDSQLWTPPFSYGLHPCVKPSSRYKEFIESDRYITVRSNGGLNQMRTGIADMVAVAHIMNATLVIPELDKRSFWRDSSVFSDIFDEEHFIESLGRDVKVVKKLPKEVESLPRARKHFTSWASVGYYEEMTHLWKEYKVIHVAKSDSRLANNDLPIDIQRLRCRVLYRGLRFSPAIESLGQKLVERLKSRAGRFIALHLRYEKDMLAFTGCTYGLTDAESEELRVMRESTSHWKIKSINSTEQRVEGLCPLTPKEVGIFLKGLGYPESTVIYIAAGEIYGGDDRLLELKSRFPNLVFKETLAGEEELEGFTGHATKTAALDYIISVESDVFVPSHSGNMARAVEGHRRFLGHRRTITPDRKGLVKLFDKVERGQMKEGAKFSNLVKAMHQDRQGAPRRRKGPAQGIKGRARFRTEEAFYENPYPECICSSKEHKEP; from the exons ATGGTGAAACACAGAAGCTCATctcgctcttcttcttcttcttcttcttcagctagaTTCTTCTCCGTGAAAGCTATACCTCTCTACTTGATCTTCATCTTCGCTTTCACCATCTGGTTCCTCGTCTTCACCTCCAGAAACATACAAACCGATGACCAAACCCAACATCAACACCATCGAGATTCAAGGAAG AATTTGCAGAAAAAAACGAGTGAAGATTTAGATTCTCAGCTCTGGACTCCTCCTTTTAGCTATGGTTTGCATCCTTGTGTTAAACCTAGTTCTAGATACAAAG AATTTATAGAATCAGATCGGTATATAACAGTGAGAAGTAATGGTGGACTGAATCAAATGCGTACTGGT ATAGCGGATATGGTGGCTGTTGCACACATTATGAATGCAACTTTAGTGATTCCTGAGCTGGACAAGCGGTCGTTTTGGAGAGACTCAAG TGTGTTCTCAGATATTTTCGACGAGGAACATTTCATCGAATCTCTGGGAAGAGATGTGAAGGTTGTTAAGAAGCTTCCAAAGGAAGTGGAGTCTCTACCTAGGGCGAGGAAGCATTTCACTTCATGGGCTAGTGTTGGATATTATGAAGAAATGACTCACTTGTGGAAGGAGTACAAGGTCATCCATGTGGCTAAGTCAGATTCTCGCCTTGCAAACAATGACTTGCCTATTGATATTCAGAGATTGAGATGTCGTGTGCTGTACCGTGGTCTTCGCTTCTCTCCTGCTATTGAAAGCCTTGGACAG AAGCTGGTTGAACGACTCAAGTCACGTGCTGGAAGATTCATTGCATTGCATCTGAGATATGAGAAAGACATGCTGGCTTTCACTGGCTGTACTTATGGTCTTACTGATGCTGAATCCGAAGAGCTCAGAGTTATGAG GGAGAGTACAAGCCACTGGAAGATCAAAAGCATAAACTCAACAGAGCAGAGAGTGGAAGGGCTATGTCCATTGACTCCAAAAGAAGTGGGGATATTTCTGAAAGGTCTTGGTTATCCTGAGTCAACAGTCATTTATATTGCAGCAGGGGAGATCTATGGTGGTGATGATAGACTCTTGGAGCTTAAATCACGCTTCCCTAACCTAGTCTTTAAG GAAACGCTTGCTGGGGAAGAAGAGTTAGAAGGCTTCACAGGCCATGCTACTAAAACGGCTGCTCttgattatataatatctgTTGAGAGTGATGTGTTTGTTCCTTCACATTCTGGAAACATGGCGAGAGCTGTTGAAGGTCACCGCAGGTTTCTAGGACATCGCAGGACAATCACTCCAGACAG GAAAGGACTAGTGAAACTATTCGATAAGGTGGAGAGAGGACAGATGAAAGAGGGAGCAAAGTTTTCGAATCTTGTAAAGGCAATGCATCAAGACAG GCAAGGTGCACCGAGGAGAAGGAAAGGACCAGCACAGGGGATCAAAGGACGTGCTAGATTTAGAACTGAAGAAGCCTTTTATGAGAATCCATATCCAGAGTGTATTTGCAGTTCAAAGGAGCACAAAGAACCCTAA
- the LOC103837536 gene encoding histone acetyltransferase of the MYST family 1 → MGSSANTETTNFTTASPSSNHNHPPTTVAASNPNHTPSELDSSKKRRTRMLPLEVGTRVSCLWRDGKYHPVKVIERRKNHSDGNNEYEYYVHYTEFNRRLDEWIRLDQLDLDSVECALDEKVEDKVTSLKMTRHQKRKIDETHVEGHEELDAASLREHEEFTKVKNIATIELGKYEIETWYFSPFPPEYNDCVKLFFCEFCLNFMKRKEQLQRHMRKCDLKHPPGDEIYRSSTLSMFEVDGKKNKVYAQNLCYLAKLFLDHKTLYYDVDLFLFYILCECDERGCHMVGYFSKEKHSEEAYNLACILTLPPYQRKGYGKFLIAFSYELSKKEGKVGTPERPLSDLGLVSYRGYWTRILLDILKKHKGNISIKELSDMTAIKAEDILSTLQSLELIQYRKGQHVICADPKVLDRHLKAAGRGGLDVDVSKMIWTPYKEQS, encoded by the exons ATGGGATCGTCTGCGAACACAGAGACGACGAATTTCACAACCGCATCTCCGTCGTCGAACCACAATCACCCACCAACCACCGTCGCAGCTTCGAACCCGAATCACACTCCCTCGGAATTGGATTCGTCGAAGAAGAGAAGAACGAGGATGCTCCCGCTCGAGGTGGGCACTCGCGTGTCGTGTCTATGGAGAGACGGGAAGTACCATCCCGTGAAAGTCATCGAGCGCCGAAAGAATCATAGCGACGGGAACAACGAGTACGAGTATTACGTTCACTACACAGAGT TTAATAGAAGACTGGATGAATGGATTAGGCTTGATCAGCTTGATCTTGACTCTGTAGAGTGTGCCTTAGATGAGAAAGTTGAAGATAAG GTGACTAGCTTGAAGATGACACGTCACCAGAAACGGAAGATTGATGAGACACATGTAGAG GGTCATGAAGAGCTGGATGCTGCGAGTTTGCGTGAACATGAGGAGTTCACGAAGGTGAAGAACATAGCAACGATTGAGCTTGGGAAGTATGAGATTGAGACTTGGTACTTCTCTCCGTTTCCACCTGAGTACAACGACTGTGTGAAGCTCTTTTTCTGTGAGTTTTGCTTGAATTTCATGAAGCGCAAAGAACAGCTTCAAAGACATATG AGGAAATGTGATCTGAAGCATCCCCCTGGGGATGAAATCTATCGAAGCTCTACCTTGTCAATGTTTGAG GTAGATGGTAAAAAGAACAAGGTCTATGCACAGAACCTCTGCTATCTGGCGAAGTTATTTCTTGACCACAAGACTCTTTACTACGACGTTGATTTGTTCCTGTTCTATATTCTCTGTGAATGTGATGAACGGGGTTGCCACATGGTTGGATACTTCTCAAAG GAAAAGCATTCTGAAGAAGCGTACAACTTGGCTTGCATCCTTACTCTTCCTCCATATCAAAGGAAAGGCTATGGCAAATTCTTAATAGCCTTCT CCTATGAACTCTCAAAGAAAGAAGGCAAAGTGGGGACACCAGAAAGACCCCTCTCTGATCTAGGCTTAGTGAGTTACAGAGGTTACTGGACTCGGATTCTATTAGACATCTTGAAAAAGCACAAGGGAAACATATCTatcaag GAGCTGAGCGACATGACAGCGATTAAAGCAGAAGATATACTAAGCACCCTTCAGAGCTTGGAACTGATACAGTACAGAAAAGGACAACATGTGATCTGTGCGGATCCTAAAGTTCTTGATCGACATTTGAAAGCCGCAGGCCGAGGTGGTCTTGATGTAGACGTTAGCAAAATGATATGGACTCCTTACAAAGAGCAGAGCTAA
- the LOC103837538 gene encoding cell wall / vacuolar inhibitor of fructosidase 2: MASSPIFLLLLTLSSTLLSVASNTTTIESTCKTTNYYDLCVSALKSDPRSPTADTKGLAAIMASVGMTNATATASYIAKNLTATANNTVLKKVLKDCSDKYTLAADSLRLTIQDLDDEAYDYAYMHVLAAQDYPNVCRNIFRRAKGLVYPAEISRCEVSLRSICGVVSGILDRLAE; encoded by the coding sequence ATGGCTAGTTCTCCTATCTTTCTCCTCCTCCTTACCCTATCATCAACCCTACTCTCAGTCGCATCCAACACAACCACCATCGAATCAACTTGCAAAACCACAAACTACTACGACCTCTGCGTCTCAGCTCTCAAGTCCGACCCAAGAAGCCCCACAGCCGACACAAAAGGTCTCGCCGCCATTATGGCTAGCGTTGGTATGACAAACGCCACAGCCACAGCCAGTTATATCGCTAAAAATCTGACTGCTACTGCAAACAACACCGTCCTCAAGAAGGTCTTAAAAGATTGCTCCGACAAGTATACTCTCGCAGCTGATTCTCTCCGGCTAACGATTCAAGATCTTGATGATGAAGCTTATGACTATGCTTACATGCATGTGTTGGCGGCTCAGGATTATCCCAATGTTTGCCGGAATATTTTCCGGCGAGCTAAGGGTTTGGTTTATCCGGCGGAGATTAGCCGGTGTGAAGTGAGTTTGAGAAGTATATGTGGTGTTGTCTCCGGGATTCTTGATCGGCTGGCTGAATGA
- the LOC103837541 gene encoding protein IDA-LIKE 2, with amino-acid sequence MSSQNRRSRNHFVLYAKIFFLFLVLGLCNGARTSENNVFNYKSHKEVHHVVSSSSQQFLGFLPRHFPIPASGPSKKHNDIGLLSCDRSSP; translated from the coding sequence ATGTCCTCTCAAAACCGCAGATCAAGAAACCATTTCGTATTATatgcaaaaatattttttctttttcttgttcttgGATTATGCAATGGAGCAAGAACAAGTGAGAACAACGTCTTCAACTATAAATCACACAAAGAAGTTCACCACGTcgtttcttcttcatctcaacaGTTCTTGGGATTCTTACCACGTCACTTCCCAATTCCAGCTTCTGGTCCCTCTAAAAAACACAATGATATTGGTTTACTTAGTTGCGATCGATCTTCTCCGTGA
- the LOC103837540 gene encoding probable pectinesterase/pectinesterase inhibitor 64, whose amino-acid sequence MDSPKLPHSLSTSSSTPLASSAVKPHRKNLPPRAYILIIIAVSAILLLLLTLILYANVSKSSHNRHNTPQQPPPPPTAQIRLACNATRFPDHCFSSLSKPGLVPQDPKPVQIIHSAISVSYESLKSGQSQIKSILDSSAGDKNRTNIATICLEILSYSQHRTESSDVAVTSGGIKDARAWMSAALAYQYDCWSGLKTVNDTKQVVDTITFLDDLVKLTGTALSMMVSFDNFGDDVVSWIHPATERDGFWEKTGPSSGPVKEAGLSFPSGLKEDVTVCKDGGKGCGYKTVQEAVDAAPGSNGDVKFVIGIREGVYEETVRVPFEKKNVVFIGDGMGKTVITGSLNVGQPGMTTYNSATVGVLGDGFMARDLTIENTAGAEAHQAVAFRSDSDFSILENCELLGNQDTLYAHSLRQFYKQCRIQGNVDFIFGNSAAVFQDCNILIASKHSKLGGGGANNVITAHGRIDAAQSTGFVFLNCSVNGTEEYMKEFQANPKGHRNYLGRPWKEFSRTVFVNCDLESLVSPDGWMPWSGDFALKTLYYGEYKNTGTGSVRSKRVPWSSEIPEKHVDVYSVANFIQADEWPSMSA is encoded by the exons ATGGATTCTCCAAAACTCCCGCACTCtctctccacctcctcctcaACTCCATTAGCTTCCTCCGCCGTTAAACCTCACCGGAAAAACCTCCCTCCCCGTGCTtacatcctcatcatcatcgcCGTATCCGCCATTCTACTCCTCCTCTTAACCCTCATTCTCTACGCCAACGTCTCCAAATCCTCCCACAACCGTCACAACACACCACAACAACCTCCCCCTCCTCCAACCGCTCAGATCCGCCTCGCATGTAACGCCACGCGTTTCCCAGACCACTGCTTCTCCTCCCTCTCTAAACCGGGTCTTGTCCCGCAAGATCCTAAACCGGTTCAGATCATCCACTCCGCGATCTCAGTCTCCTACGAGAGCCTCAAGTCCGGTCAGTCTCAGATCAAATCTATCCTAGACTCCTCCGCAGGGGATAAAAACCGCACGAACATCGCCACCATATGCTTAGAGATACTCTCTTACTCTCAGCACCGCACGGAGTCGTCAGACGTCGCGGTCACGAGCGGGGGAATCAAAGACGCACGTGCGTGGATGAGCGCAGCTCTCGCTTACCAGTACGACTGCTGGTCAGGTCTCAAAACCGTCAACGACACGAAGCAAGTCGTCGACACCATCACGTTCCTCGACGATCTCGTGAAACTCACGGGCACCGCTTTGAGCATGATGGTGTCCTTCGATAACTTCGGAGACGACGTCGTTTCGTGGATCCACCCAGCGACGGAACGAGACGGGTTTTGGGAGAAAACTGGACCGAGTTCCGGTCCGGTTAAGGAGGCTGGTTTGAGTTTTCCGTCCGGTTTAAAGGAAGACGTTACGGTGTGTAAAGACGGAGGGAAAGGGTGTGGCTATAAGACGGTGCAGGAAGCCGTTGACGCAGCGCCGGGAAGTAACGGAGACGTTAAGTTTGTGATAGGGATTAGAGAAGGCGTGTATGAGGAAACCGTTAGGGTTCCGTTTGAGAAAAAGAACGTCGTGTTCATCGGAGACGGGATGGGCAAAACGGTCATTACAGGGTCTTTGAATGTAGGGCAACCAGGGATGACAACGTACAACTCCGCAACTGTCG GAGTTCTTGGCGATGGATTCATGGCACGTGATTTAACCATAGAGAACACGGCAGGAGCAGAGGCGCACCAAGCGGTAGCGTTTAGGTCAGACAGCGATTTCTCAATACTCGAAAACTGCGAGTTACTTGGGAACCAAGACACTCTTTACGCACACTCTCTACGCCAATTCTACAAACAATGTCGAATCCAAGGCAACGTAGACTTCATATTCGGCAACTCAGCTGCCGTGTTCCAAGATTGCAACATCCTAATCGCTTCAAAACATTCCAAACTAGGAGGAGGGGGAGCAAATAACGTCATCACGGCACACGGGAGGATCGACGCGGCGCAGTCCACAGGGTTCGTGTTCTTGAACTGTTCGGTTAACGGAACAGAGGAGTACATGAAGGAGTTTCAAGCTAACCCTAAGGGGCATAGGAACTACTTGGGGAGGCCGTGGAAGGAGTTTTCGAGGACGGTTTTTGTGAACTGTGATCTTGAGTCTTTGGTTAGTCCTGATGGATGGATGCCTTGGAGTGGTGATTTCGCGCTGAAGACTTTGTATTACGGTGAGTATAAGAACACAGGGACAGGATCGGTTAGGTCGAAGAGGGTTCCATGGAGTAGTGAGATACCTGAGAAGCATGTTGATGTTTACTCTGTAGCAAATTTTATTCAGGCTGATGAATGGCCTTCGATGTCTGCTTAA